In Lentimicrobiaceae bacterium, the DNA window ATCATTATCCATCGCCTCAAAGAGCTCAACCTTGATTATCCGCAACTGCCTGATGCCGAAAAAGCAAAACTTGACGAAATCAGGCAGATGCTGATGAATGAATAATCAGGGGTAAATAATCTCCGGCCCCGTCATACAGTTTGCTGATAACAGAGGCCGGAGTGTTGTGTATTCAGGGCTGCAGCATTTCAAGACTGTCAATCGATGCTCTGATGCTGCTGTCGGATACCTGTGACTCGCCATTGAGTTTTCCTGACATAAACATTTCATAGGCTGCCATGTCGAAATATCCGTGGCCGCACAGGTTAAAGAGAATGGTTTTGGAGATGCCTTCTTCGCGGCAACGGTTGGCCTCGTCAATCACCGTTGCAATGGCATGGGTTGCCTCAGGTGCAGGAATAATGCCTTCGGTTTTGATAAACTGCATGCCAGCTTCAAAGCAACGTTGCTGGTTTTGCGAAACAGCTTCAATCAACCCGTCTTTAAGTAGCTGACTTACAATAACTCCTGCTCCATGGTATCTGAGTCCTCCGGCATGAATGGGCGATGGCATAAAATCATGCCCCAGGGTAAACATGGGCAGCAACGGGGTCATGCCCATGGTGTCGCCAAAGTCATACCTGAATTCACCGCGTGTAAGTTTTGGACATGATTCGGGTTCTACCGCGATGCATCTGATTTTTTGATTTTCGGTCAGATTTAACTTCAAAAAGGGGAAAGCAATTCCGGCAAAGTTACTGCCTCCGCCAAAAGGGGCAACAATGATATCGGGCATTTGTCCTGCTTTTTCCATCTGAACCATAGCCTCCTGTCCGATGATGGTCTGATGCAGCAATACGTGGTTCAGCACCGAGCCCAGGGCGTAGTGTGCAGTCGGGTCGGATACTGCACGTTCGATGGCTTCAGAAATAGCAATCCCCAGGCTTCCTGAAGAATCGGGATGGGCACTGAGAATGCCCCGGCCGGCCTCTGTTAAGTTGGATGGCGATGCATATACGCTGCCTCCAAATGTATTCATCATAATTTTGCGATATGGCTTTTGGTCGTAACTAACTTTTACCATAAACACTTCGCATTCCATATCAAACATCTGGCAGGCATACGAAAGGGCCGTTCCCCATTGTCCCGCTCCGGTTTCGGTTGTTATCTTTTTTATTCCTTCAATTTTATTGTAAAAAGCCTGGGCAACCGCGGTGTTGGGCTTGTGCGAGCCTGCAGGACTTACGCCTTCGTATTTGTAATAAATACGGGCAGGAGTATTCAGTGCTTTTTCAAGATTTACAGCCCTGAAGAGTGGGGTGGGCCTCCATTGGGCATATATTTTTCTGACTTCTTCCGGAATTTCAATCAGGCGCTCCGTCGATACTTCCTGTTGTATCAGTTCCCGCGCAAAAAGCGGCTCCAGCAAATCGGGAGTGATAGGTTGTCGTGTGCCGGGATGCAATGGCGGAAGTGGTTTGTTGGGCATGTCAGCCACAATATTGTAATAAAAGCGGGGTATTTCCTGTTCAGTGAGGTTAAATTTACGTTGCATTTTGATGAGTGTTTTAAAGTATAAATAAGGTTAGAATCTTGTTCGTATTCCGGTGGGCTGACATCAGGTGTCAGATTTAGTATGACTGGCGCTTTGCGCTTGGCAAACAATAAGACAGGTTTGACTTTTTTCGCATAAAACCTATTGAAATTGGCTGTATGGCAATAAAAAATCGGAAAAATGAAGCTTATTGGTTAAACAAAGCGTCCATAACGGAATCGGTTATCCGGAAACGGATAGGAGCAGACTGCTCCCGGCTGGGGTGTATATTTATTTAGGAGGCCTGGTTGGGCCACCACCATGACCATGATGTGAAAAAGGAGGAAGTAAATACAGCAACGGCTGACTTCATGGTGGTTATTTAATTGGCCACAAATTTACGAAAAAACAATTACTTTTCAGATGACCTCCTTTTTTTGCAGTCAATTTTTTGATGGTTTCAATGCTGTAACTGTTTTATCTCCTTTTTTCGTAAAATATCCTGTTTTGTTGGGGACGCAGTATATACTCCGGGTCAGGTACGGTTAAGGGCTATGTTAAGTCTGTAGTTAAACCAATGTTTAACCAATTATAATTGGTTAAACATTGGTTTAACCCCGTAGTTTGATCGGAGTTGATATGTGCTTAAAGCGCTGTCAGGCAAGCGCTTTTTTCATTGGAATGTTGGGCTTTAGGTATTTGATCATGCTATAAAGCAGTATATATGAGTTATCTGAAAGTGAATAAACAGGCCAATGGGAAAACAAAACTTTTTAAAGGGTGTGATTTAATATATTATGAATCAACAGGATGTAAATTCAAATAAAAACTTAACATGAAAAATTTGCTTTGCTTCAATGAATCTGTCTAATTTTGCAGCGCAATGGTTCCGGAAACGGATAATAGGGAATGTCGTGAAATTCGGCTACAGTTCCCGCTGCTGTGAGCTCTTTAAAGGTTTCAACTGAGTGCCACTGTTCATCTCCAAACGGACGGGAAGGCGTTGAAAACAAACGGAGTAAGTCAGAAGACCTGCCTTTGCCTTGTGGATTTTGTAGTTTACGGAGAATGAACTGCTGATCGGAAAGCCTGGCCCTGTTTACCTTTTTAATCCGGCCCTTTTACTTACAGGTTTTTCACCATTGCTGCAGAATCCGCACATTTATTCATTCATCAAAAAATGCAGCTGTAATGAAAAACGAAAAATTTTCCCTGGGTTTTGTTGTGATTACTGCCATTGTACTTTTCATGGCTTTTAGCCGTTTGTTTCCTCATCCGTTTAACTTTTCACCCGTGGCTGCGCTGGCATTGTTTGGCGGAGCGCGTTA includes these proteins:
- a CDS encoding TrpB-like pyridoxal phosphate-dependent enzyme → MQRKFNLTEQEIPRFYYNIVADMPNKPLPPLHPGTRQPITPDLLEPLFARELIQQEVSTERLIEIPEEVRKIYAQWRPTPLFRAVNLEKALNTPARIYYKYEGVSPAGSHKPNTAVAQAFYNKIEGIKKITTETGAGQWGTALSYACQMFDMECEVFMVKVSYDQKPYRKIMMNTFGGSVYASPSNLTEAGRGILSAHPDSSGSLGIAISEAIERAVSDPTAHYALGSVLNHVLLHQTIIGQEAMVQMEKAGQMPDIIVAPFGGGSNFAGIAFPFLKLNLTENQKIRCIAVEPESCPKLTRGEFRYDFGDTMGMTPLLPMFTLGHDFMPSPIHAGGLRYHGAGVIVSQLLKDGLIEAVSQNQQRCFEAGMQFIKTEGIIPAPEATHAIATVIDEANRCREEGISKTILFNLCGHGYFDMAAYEMFMSGKLNGESQVSDSSIRASIDSLEMLQP